CGCAACTTAAGTACTGCTGGCGGCATTCAGGTTCGTTGGCGCAGTTGTAGAACTGGTTCGTGGGCTCGCTGCAGTGCACGCAGTGGCCCAGTTGCACGTAGTCCGGGTCGTCGGGCGCGCCGAACTCGGTGTGCATGCGGTCGTCGAACACGTAAAGGGAGCCTTCCCACAGCCCGGAGTTGCCGTAGGCCTCGCCGTAGCGGACGATGCCGCCGTCGATCTGGTAGACCTCCTCGAACCCGCGGTTTTTCATCATGCTGGACAGCACTTCGCAGCGGATGCCGCCTGTGCAGTACGAGATGACTGGCTTGTCTTTCATCCAGTCGTACTTGCCGGAGTCGAGCTCTTTGATGAAGTCGTGGGTGGTCTCCACATCCGGCACCACCGCGTTTTTGAACCGGCCGATTTCCGCCTCGCGGGCGTTTCGGCCATCGAAGAAGACCACGTCCGGATTCGCCTCGACGAACTCGTTGACCTGCTGCGGTGTCAGGTGCGTGCCTCCGCCGACGACACCGTTTTCATCAACTTTGAGCTCGCCCGGCGCGCCGAAAGAGACGATCTCCTCGCGCGCCTTGACGCTCAGTTTCGGGAAGTCTTCCGCCCCGCCTTCGGACCATTTGAACTCGATGCCCTTGAAGTATTCCTTAGTCTTTTTGGCGTAGGTCTTGCAAGCGCGGATGTCGCCGCCGACGGTGCCGTTGATGCCGTCTTTGGAAACGATGATCCTGCCGGTCAGCCCGAGTCCTTCGCACAGGTCGCGCTGCCACAGGCGCACCGCGTCCGGGTCAGCGATGGGTTGGAACTTGTAGTAGAGCAGGATCTTGCTGGTCATGCTTGGCAGTCTACGGCTACCCCATCTTCTGCTTATAAGCGTGGGCGTCGCGCGTGTACACGCGGCGGTGGGTGCCCACCTTGTGCCCTTCGAGTTTGCCTTCGTCGATGAGTTTGACCACGAACGGGCGCGAGACGCCGAGCAGGTTGGCCACCTGCTGGGTGGTCATTTCGTCGTCCGGTTCCGGCGGATGGACCAAGCGGCCCTCCGCGTAGTCTTCCAGCAGGTCACGCACCCAAACAGCGGTCTGTTTGGGCAGGTAGACATGGTCTTCGGACTGCGCGCGGGCAACCGCGAGGTTGCCGTTAAGTTCGGCCAGCGCTGCCTCTACCGGGGACAATTGATGTGGCATACATCTGACCATAAACCACATCCGAAACCAGCGCAATAGTTTCTTCAAAGAAACCTTAACGTTTGTGATACAAACCCTTACGCCAATACTGCGGTTCGGACGTGGCCAGCACGCCCAGGTTGCGGAAGATGCCCTCGTCCACCGAGCCTAAGATCGCCGTGATGTGCGCGTCGCAACCCCGCAGGCTGCGCAGATGGTCGATCGCGAGCGCCGCGTCCGGGTTCGCGGACGCCGACACGGATAGCGCGATGAGCACCTCATCGGTGTGCAGACGCGGGTTGACCGAACCCAAGTGGCGGGTCTTCAGCGTCTGGATCGGCTCGATGGAGTCGGGGGAGAGCAGGTGCACCTCGTCGTCGATGCCGGCCAGCAGCTTCAACGCGTTGAGCAGCACCGCGGCCGACGGCCCGAGCAGGTCCGAGGTCTTGCCGGTGACGATGCGCCCGTCCGGCAGCTCGAGTGCCGCCCCCGGCTTGCCGGTGCGCTCCGCCACCTCGAGCGCTGGGGCGACCACGGCGCGGTCGGTGGAGGAAAGGTCCGCTTTGCGCATGACGTTCATGATGCGATCGGAGATGGCGGAGTCGGCGTCGGCGCGGCGTTCGTCGACAAGCGCCGCGTAGTAGCGGCGAATGATCTCCTGCTCTGCGGCGTGGCGGCAGGCGGCGTCGTCGGAAATGCAGTGGCCCGCCATGTTGACGCCCATGTCGGTCGGGGACTGGTACGGCTCGGCGCCGGTGACCTCGCGCAGCAGCGTCTTCAGCAGCGGGAAGACCTCGATGTCGCGGTTGTACGAGGTGACCTTCTCGCCGTAGGCCTCCAGGTGGTACGGGTCGATGACGTTGACGTCGTCCAGATCCGCAGTCGCCGCCTCATAGGCCAGATTCACCGGGTGGGCGAGCAGCAGATTCCAGATCGGGAATGTCTCAAACTTGGCATAACCTGCGGCAATGCCCCGTTG
Above is a genomic segment from Corynebacterium lujinxingii containing:
- the trhO gene encoding oxygen-dependent tRNA uridine(34) hydroxylase TrhO, with translation MTSKILLYYKFQPIADPDAVRLWQRDLCEGLGLTGRIIVSKDGINGTVGGDIRACKTYAKKTKEYFKGIEFKWSEGGAEDFPKLSVKAREEIVSFGAPGELKVDENGVVGGGTHLTPQQVNEFVEANPDVVFFDGRNAREAEIGRFKNAVVPDVETTHDFIKELDSGKYDWMKDKPVISYCTGGIRCEVLSSMMKNRGFEEVYQIDGGIVRYGEAYGNSGLWEGSLYVFDDRMHTEFGAPDDPDYVQLGHCVHCSEPTNQFYNCANEPECRQQYLSCEACREKNPYCATCTAEHKAATASPTSR
- a CDS encoding helix-turn-helix domain-containing protein — protein: MPHQLSPVEAALAELNGNLAVARAQSEDHVYLPKQTAVWVRDLLEDYAEGRLVHPPEPDDEMTTQQVANLLGVSRPFVVKLIDEGKLEGHKVGTHRRVYTRDAHAYKQKMG
- a CDS encoding DUF1846 domain-containing protein, with product MPYTTGFDREKYIQMQSEHIQARRAEVGGKLYLEMGGKLFDDNHASRVLPGFTPDNKIAMLDHIKDEVEIVICFNAGDVVRQKVRADLGITYEDDVLRLVDVFRDRGFLVENVVCTQLEGNNQNVEAFLERLERVGLKVSRHYMIAGYPHDTAKVVSAEGFGKNDYVETSRDVIVMTAPGPGSGKLATCLSQVYHEHQRGIAAGYAKFETFPIWNLLLAHPVNLAYEAATADLDDVNVIDPYHLEAYGEKVTSYNRDIEVFPLLKTLLREVTGAEPYQSPTDMGVNMAGHCISDDAACRHAAEQEIIRRYYAALVDERRADADSAISDRIMNVMRKADLSSTDRAVVAPALEVAERTGKPGAALELPDGRIVTGKTSDLLGPSAAVLLNALKLLAGIDDEVHLLSPDSIEPIQTLKTRHLGSVNPRLHTDEVLIALSVSASANPDAALAIDHLRSLRGCDAHITAILGSVDEGIFRNLGVLATSEPQYWRKGLYHKR